From Daucus carota subsp. sativus chromosome 6, DH1 v3.0, whole genome shotgun sequence, the proteins below share one genomic window:
- the LOC108224282 gene encoding rho GTPase-activating protein 5: MTDVIVQSSPSHISSPQSSIPISDNDVFHQQTSSFIHTTSPVDLHRAEEEEGIFRERKRREREEGDQLSLLGVWFTVFRKSLIACKSSESVIESMEIGVPRNVRHVAHVTFDRFNGFLGLPVEFEPEVPRRPPSASTSVFGVSTKSMQLSFDSRGNSVPTILLMMQRRLYLQGGLEAEGIFRINGENSQEEYIREELNRGVVPENIDVHCLAGLIKAWFRELPSGILDSLSPEEVMQAQTEEECARLVTLLPSTESALLDWAINLMADVAQLETFNKMTARNVAMVFAPNMTQMADPLTALMYAVQVMNFLKTLIEKTLKDREDFIADAAPSHLEPSDEDGHNSFSQPTTIEANKTDEDEQVFICKAFQKTPAHPSQGDSFTVKDTNGSHSYIEDIIPPGNSHMTDHSLNESPSQFDTKSDTCEDNDNKISSKGTPLNMSKTRNGQSSNSSFKRWSRKSNERPMVPEAADKSRGSTIISRLNSRMERVEAWR, encoded by the exons ATGACAGATGTTATAGTACAATCTTCACCTAGTCACATTTCTTCACCTCAAAGCTCCATACCCATCTCAGATAATGATGTGTTTCACCAACAAACATCTTCATTTATTCACACTACTAGTCCTGTAGATTTGCACAGAGCTGAGGAGGAAGAgggtatatttagagagagaaagaggagagagagggaggagggAGATCAGCTGTCTTTATTGGGTGTTTGGTTTACAGTGTTTAGGAAGTCCTTAATTGCTTGTAAGAGTAGTGAAAGTGTTATCGAATCTATGGAGATTGGTGTACCTAGAAATGTTAGACATGTTGCTCATGTTACTTTTGATAGATTTAATGGCTTTCTTGGTTTGCCTGTTGAGTTTGAACCTGAGGTTCCCAGGAGGCCTCCCAGTGCAAG CACAAGCGTCTTTGGGGTTTCTACAAAATCCATGCAGCTTTCATTTGACTCCAGAGGAAACAGTGTGCCTACAATACTCTTAATGATGCAAAGACGTTTATATTTGCAAGGAGGCCTGGAG GCAGAAGGAATATTCAGAATTAACGGTGAAAACAGCCAAGAAGAGTACATTAGGGAAGAACTAAATAGAGGTGTGGTGCCAGAGAACATAGATGTACACTGCTTAGCCGGTCTCATTAAG GCATGGTTCAGGGAACTTCCTAGTGGAATATTGGACTCTCTATCACCAGAGGAGGTAATGCAGGCCCAGACAGAAGAGGAGTGTGCTAGGCTTGTGACGCTCCTTCCATCAACAGAATCTGCTCTACTAGACTGGGCAATTAATCTAATGGCTGATGTCGCTCAACTGGAAACTTTTAACAAAATGACTGCACGTAATGTAGCTATGGTGTTTGCACCAAACATGACTCAG ATGGCAGATCCTTTGACGGCACTAATGTATGCAGTCCAAGTGATGAATTTCCTCAAGACTTTAATTGAGAAGACATTGAAAGACAGAGAAGACTTCATTGCAGATGCCGCCCCATCCCACTTGGAGCCATCTGATGAAGATGGTCATAACAGCTTTTCACAGCCAACAACTATTGAGGCAAATAAGACAGATGAAGATGAACAAGTATTCATATGCAAAGCCTTCCAGAAAACTCCTGCACACCCTTCCCAGGGTGACTCTTTTACCGTAAAAGATACTAATGGTTCTCACAGTTATATTGAGGATATAATTCCACCTGGAAACAGCCATATGACTGATCATAGTCTTAATGAATCTCCAAGTCAATTTGACACCAAGTCAGATACATGCGAAGATAATGATAATAAGATATCATCAAAAGGAACTCCATTGAACATGTCAAAAACCAGAAATGGGCAATCAAGTAACTCAAGTTTCAAAAGATGGTCCAGGAAAAGCAATGAGCGGCCTATGGTTCCTGAAGCAGCAGACAAGAGCCGTGGAAGCACCATTATTAGTCGCTTAAATTCAAGAATGGAGCGTGTTGAAGCCTGGCGATGA